A genomic region of Bombus terrestris chromosome 12, iyBomTerr1.2, whole genome shotgun sequence contains the following coding sequences:
- the LOC125386110 gene encoding uncharacterized protein LOC125386110: protein MLPQNINQAASIAENIVMFRPKAETTWKDGTRGEWQGRQIIRSTNNSMVTRSKGLRCGSKTYTGWMQYFPLASVGLFQGRFRCSTRFQPRF, encoded by the exons ATGCTGCCACAGAACATTAACCAAGCAGCTAGCATAGCAGAGAACATAGTAATGTTCCG ACCAAAAGCAGAAACCACGTGGAAAGACGGCACTCGTGGCGAATGGCAGGGGAGGCAGATCATACGCTCGACAAACAATTCCATGGTTACAAGGTCAAAGGGACTGCGCTGTGGCTCGAAAACCTA CACAGGGTGGATGCAATATTTTC CACTGGCCTCTGTCGGGCTGTTTCAAGGCAGATTTCGTTGTTCCACGCGATTTCAACCGCGCTTTTAA